TCGTTCCACAGCTTGTCCCCAGCAAAGGTGACCCTTCATAGGTGACACCATCTACAAGTATCTAGATCTTCCATAGGAGCCCTGTCCAGCCTCCTACCAGTGCACAGGAGACATGAACTTTGCTCCTCGTGTCCCTGTCCCCACCCTGGTTCCACAACTGCAGGGGAACTATCTCCCTTCATCCTTCTGCCAGGAAGCAGGTACAGGAGTAACTGAAGTATAGGAAGCACCTCCACCATGCTTTACTCCCACCTTTGAGGTGCTGCCAGCACCccactgggggaagggaaggggccaGATGGCCAGAGCCAGCACAACAGGCTTAAGTTTGGGGCCGAGGATAATCCTGTATGGAAACCTGAAGTGCCTTCAACACTGCCTAGCAACCAGTTagcatctgtctatctatctatgccATAACATTGAAAAATGTTAAAGTTCAGTGCTTGTGACAAAAGTCTTTTTGTACAAGGTGTAAAATGCTTTTGGGGGAGGATTTCATGGCAGAAAGGCTCTTGTTCAGACTTCAGGTGGGacaagagaaagcaaagttggagAGAGGGCTACTGTTCCCGTAAGTCAAGGACCCTGCTGCTCCCACTTGAGCTATGATCACATTCACACgaagtgttttgtattttttaataaagtttgtAATCCAATggacacacaaaacaaaactgcgCTGAGAAAAACAGTTTCATAAATTAATAAGTGTTAGGAGGTCTGGGAGCAGTCACAGGAAGAGGGATTGGCCAGTCTTTTTGTACAGGTGCTGTGTGACACTTCCATGTCACGGGCGGCAGGACCCGTGCTGTAACGAAGTGCACGTATACAAATGAATGACGGTACAAAGTCTGAGTATGAAAATaagattttctttgaaaacacatttttggcacagattaaaaaaaatgtatgtcagggaaatttgattttttaagtcagtattatatatatttatatatattatatatttatatatacacacactcccAAGTTCTGCATGtcccaccaagaaagaaaatcctCCTGTTTGCTCTTGTTTGATTGTAAACTGTACATCCTGGTAAGTCAAAGGTGGTGGCAGCAGGAGAATTGAGAAAGGTGACATCCAATGAGCAGGGAAGGGAGGAtgtggggcaaaaaaaaaaaaaaaaaaaaaccaatgaaatgtTCCTtgaaccccccccccccaggttCCAGCAGAAGTCCCACATCCTGCATTGGAGTCCGTGATGTGTGTTCTCGTACACCAGAATGTCACAGTCCATATTCACTGTGCAAAAGTCCAAGTCACTAATTTAGTGCAAAGGCAGGTGTCttcttgtttctttaaaaaacaaaaaaattccactgCCTTGTTCCTTTTCTCCAAGAGGAGACAGAAACCCAGCCTCTATGCGTCTACGAGTCCATCGGTTGGTGATCTGTCCTGGGTGAAAGTGTCATTGTAAACATACAAGGTAGCAGCACCACCGCCCAGAGGAGGTCAGTCCCACGGATCTGGGCGGGCGCGAGGGTGCAGGAAGCTGGCATCTTGGCAGCCTGTCCCCTTCGGCAGCTTCCCCTCCACCTGGCTGGGTCGTCCTGTCCGGAGTTCTGTGTGCATTTTTTGCAGCAGAGGTTCAGGAAAACACCCGGAGGTGATGACCATTCAGTGACTCATACAGAGGCAATAACGATCATGAGATGGGGAGAAATGTTGGAGATGCTGGCGAGGAGGTCAGGGGCCAGGCGGGACAGGTGACTCTCAGAGAACTCACAGGGTGGGAAGATCTGCAGCACATAGGCAGGCTGGGGGAGGAGTGAGAAAAAGTGGGACCCTCTGTCTTCAAATCGCTCTCCCCACTGCATAAGACCCCAGGCAGAGCCAGGCCAGCTGCCCACCCCATGACGATACCCAGCAGATGAGACCTACTCCCATGTGTCCTGGGGCCTCTCCATCAAGCGCACCAATCCCCTCAGCTGCTCTCTCCAGGACAGGCAATGGGGCCCCGCCCAGGCTGGCGGCATACAAAATGCCCTTTGGCCCACCTCCTCTGGGAGCACCTGGGCTACTCTAGAGTCACTGGAAAAATCCACAGCACCTGCCCTAGACTGGCCCACCTGTGAGGGAGAGAGCAAAGGGGAAGAACACTGGACCAACCTGATTAGAGCCAGGGTTTGGAACGTTGATTATCCCCGCCGCCTGCTTGGCTTGCAAGTAAGTGATGAACGCAGCCTTGAGGGACTCGGTCTGGCTCACCACATCCTCTTGGTCACGACCACAGGGCAAGGCCAGCAGCAGACAGTAATCTGTCTCCACCTGGGGCAGAGGCCAGTGGTCAGGGGTCTCCTAGCCAAACAGGAGCACATGTCCAACCCAGGGTGCTAAGTCCACTATCACCCTCCCACACCTAGTCACCTCTGGTAAGTCAGTCAAGTCCACCCTGTATTTGTTGAAAGAGAACACGCTTTGTTTTCAGATTAGAGATATTTAACACCAAGTAGAAAGACAATGTGTCTGCCATTGTTCACCTCAAGAATTCCACtactcagagggaaaaaaaaattctattactCTGCCCGTGTCAAGAGACAGGCTGGCAAGGGGCCATCTATGTGCTCCTCTCCCTGTGGGTGGGGCAGGCGCTCACTAGGGCCCTCAACTCTTACCGTCATCCTCCTGGCAACCCCTTCCAGCTGTGAGGCTTCCAGCCGCATCCTCTGGGCAATCCTCAGTGGGGGGCCTCCTTCAGACAGGGGCAGGGACCGATGGGCCAGTACGTTGTTGCCAGAGACAAAGTGGAGCTGCACAGCAGCTGTGTCATTCTTAAGGGCCAGCAGCCCCTGCCACACGATGGGGTACTTCtgctcatagggaaacaaagtggaAGTGAGCCTGTGGCTGGACAGCTGGGCTGTGCTGGACAGAGCTCTAGGCAGCAGCTAGCCGGTCTAAGTCAAACTTAGCACAGTCTGGGGGGCAGCAGGGACAGCCCTGCCCATGCTTACCTTCAGAAGTTGGACCATATCCACAGGTCTCTGGGAAGTCAAGTGTGGAGAAGAGTCTTGCTTTGAGGCTGGCTGAGTTTCAGTGTGCGACAGAGCCAGTCCTGGTGGGGTGCTGGGGCCTGACGTTGTGGGGACAAACAACGGCTGCTTTGGGGCAGCCTGCACTGACAGAGGGGCCGGGAGGTCAGGTTTCATGGAGACAGACACAGGGGAAGGGTGGGATGTCTGGCCTGTTTCCACCTGGGCCCTCTGAGTGTGAGGCTCAGGCGGCCTGTTTGCAGAGACAGCTGGGAGGCGAGGCTGCTCTGCTCCTCCTGTTTGGGTCCCCTTTGCCTCTTGGGAGACCTGAGGCATCTTGCTACTTGGTGGCTGGCCAGCTTGGCTGAGCTGggagggctggcagggtggcacAGGTGGGGCAGGCTGGGCAGGTGGCACAAGCGGGGCAGGCTGTGTAGATGATGTAGGCTGTAAGGCCTCACCATCAGGAGGACCCTAAAAGTGTGAAGGAAAGCAGACAGTCAAGAGTCGGCTATGTACAAGCCCCTTCCCCCAACCAAGGACCCATGGGACCAAGGGACAGGGTCAGCACCTCatctaagttctcagagggagctTTAATCAGTTGTGCTGATTCTTGGGGAAAAGAGGTTGCCTATCACCTTCTTCCCCAACTctgcaggcaggagccactgggcCAGGTATTCCCAAAAGCTCCTCCCCAAATCCGGTGTGATCTTTTCACTACTCCTACCCCATCCCCACCCAGTCTGGGAAGCCCCTACAGAGGGCCTCCCCAGCAGTGCCTGCACCCCAACCTACCATCTTGACAAAAGGTGACTTCCTAACCCATGTCCACCTCAAAGCCATGGAGCCCCCCAAAGCACATGCCCAGCAGATAGGGGAGAATCCTGGCTTCCTCACCTGGACAGGATTCTTGGTCCGGGAGGGCAGGCCAATGGAGGAGGCAACAGGAAACTGAGTGTGTGTGAGTTGGGCCGGGGCGTGGTAGGTGCGGATGTCGCCATACCTGTACTCTTGGAACAGTTCACCACTGGAGTGCACAATCTGCACCCCGTGGGTCACCACCACAGGCGGGGTCAGAGGCAACCCCTGGAGTTGGTTGCTGGGGGTGACTGTGAGGATGCGGGCCTCACCATGAGGAGCTGGAGCTGGGGCTGGGGCAGGGGCTGCTTTGGCGTCCGATGCCTTGGCAGCTTCCTTCGCTGATTGCTGAGGGGCCTTGCTGGCTGGTGGCACCTTCACTATCCCCTCGGCAGCCCTGGGCTGCTCACTGACTGCTGTCACATGTGGGTGCACCATGATCCTCACATCCCGGGGCACAGTGTACGGGTGCAGCCGGTATTCAGACTGCATGACCAGCACCTCTGACTGCACAGGGGCTGCAGCGGCTCGTGCGACAGGGAGGTGGTAGTGAACTTCCTCCTCAGGAGTGTGCTGGGAGGCCAAAGCAGGCACACTGGCTGGGGCCGGCTGGGGTGTGCCAGCGCGCGGTGGGGCCCTGACCTCTATTTGCTGGGGCTGCAAGGAGGCCCGAGGAGAGTGAAGCGTCTCTGGTCGGATGCTGTATGTGATGCTGGGCAACGTGGGCGTATTCATTCTCACCTCGCCCTGTGACAAGTGGCCAAGGGACACGGTCTGAGTGATGCTGTGGGGTGGCATGATAACAGACTGCTCGGGGTGGATGCTGGAGAtgaactgaggcacagggatgCCTGCAGCCAGCATGACTGTGGCATTGGTGGAGAGTGCCGGAgatgttgtgctgctggggtggCACGCCCTTGGGAATGGGGACGGTGTAGGCCCGCTGGGTCGAGGAGAATGTGCATCTGGTTTTGTGGCTGTCAAGTGGGAGACAGTTCGATCTGCCGGGGTGCTAGGTCCCGAGGAGACATGGTTCACTTCTGCAGGCAGCTTACTAGGCAGAGCTGGAGGGTGGTGGGGAGTAAGAGTAGACCCCAGGTTAGCTGGCTGAAGGACCTTGGTTTCTATTTTGAGTGTGACGGGGTCAGCAAGCTTTTTGTTAGTGGTGACTATGCTCGGGGTGAGGACCAGCTGATTGTGGACCAGCACTGGGGGTGTGTTGATGCCCTGGGTGAGAACCTTCACTGTGCCACCCTGAGTAACAGGTGTGGACACAGACAGGTGAATGGGCTCAGGCTTCTCCAAGGATGGCCGGTCGGCCTTCACAGACGAAATCACGGGAGAGGCATTGTATGTCTGGGCAGTCAGAACCAGGGTAGAATGAGTGGCCACGTTTGCAAAGCCTGGAGGAGCCTGAGGACCTTTAGGCACAGGCTGCGATGGTGTGACAGAATCAGGTTTGACCTGAGACTTGGACACTGACTGCTGGAATTCGATGTCCATTGCACTGGCAGGTGGGATCTGGCTGATTTTGGCGCTGATTCGCTGCGGGCCTTCTGTCTTCTGCCCCGAATAGCTCAGGAGCACAACCCCTTCAGAAGTATTCACACGCAGCCCTGCACCAGAGCCCGTGTCTGCCGGCCGGTCATCAATCACAGACATGGACCCAGGGTGGAACCGACTGTTCTCATTACTGCTTGATCTCTGTTTGCCTTTTGCCGATGGTGCAATCACTGCACCTGTCATAGTTGTTGTACCTGTTGTGACAGTCACACCACCAGAAGCAGCAGTCACTGCACCTGCTGTGACTGTCACTGCACCCGTGGCAGCGTTCACTGTGCCCACTGTGGCATTGACTGGAGTGGTGAGGACATTCACAGGCCCTGTGAGGACGTTCACAGGTCCCTTCAGGACATTCATGGGTCCAGCAGGGGTGCTCACTAGCCCCTTCAGTGTGGCCACTGAGCCCTTCACAGGACCCTTCAGGGCATTCACAGGAACCAGGGAGACATTCACCAGGCCAGTCAGAGCACTCACCAGGCCAGTCAGGGTCTGAGGAGCTGGTTTTGCCAAAGTTATCTTTTGTGAATTCTCCAAATCAATGCTGACAGGCATCCGGCTAATGACAGAGGTGATTTTAGGGGCAATGACTGGAGCCACTTTTTCTTTGTCAGTGGCAACTGGAACCTCTAAGGCTTGTGTGTCAGAGGCACTTGTTACTGGAactgatgctttttcttctaaaggaGGCTTCTGAGATTCAGCTGGCGGGGGCAGTGCCTCATGTAAGCAAGGGGCAGCACTCACGGGCTCTGCAATGGCCGTGGTGACACTCGTGGAAGTGATGCCTGTGGCAGATACGTATTTGGGGTCCATGAGGATCTTTCGTAATGTACTGGAGCTGGTGTCCACGTCAGAGGCCTTTGTGTCTGGGGGAAGAGCTGGAGATGGAGTGGACTGAGCCTGTGGTTCCTCTTGCCTGGTGATCCACTCTGTCACCTTGGTAGAAGAGTTCTCATGTGGGACTCCTCCAGAGAGGACAGGCAGTGGGAGTTTGGCTGCAGCCACGGAAGGAATTGTGGGTGGGGGTATGCTTGAGTCACTGGGTGGGGTCACGGGATCACTTTCAATGACTGAATGCACCTTGAACCTGGCTTGAGGTTCATCATCCACAGGTGCTGGCTGGGAGAGAGGGGGGAGGTCTGGGAGTACAGGTGCTTTGGCTGGGGTCTTCTCTTCAGTGTTGCTTTCTTGGGACAAACTCTCTGCAGGAGGAGTCTTGCTTGGGTCAGTAGCACAAGCCTGAGGAGCAGAAGGGGGCTTTTcgctcttcttttcttcctgtggaGGTTCTGGGGGCAGTACGGGTGTCTCCTCATTCACAGCAGGGCCTTTGCTTGGAGCCTGGTCAGTCTCGGAGGCCTGGGTCTCTACTGGGGGGCCTACCTTCTTGCTTGTGTTCCGTTTGCGGCGTGACCGTGTTGTCTTCTGGCGCCCTTTGTCTTTCCTGGTAACTTCCACTTCTTTGGACCCTTTGGTTTCCTGCACTGAATTGGAGGTGTTACTGCTGTTCCCTTTGGCTTCCTTCGTACCTGCTGGGCCTGCTGAGGGATCAGGGGCACTGACTGGTGACCCAGAAGACTCTGTAGCAGCCTCCAAGATTCCAGACACAGCCTCATGGGTCTCAGGCTCCATTCCTTCCTCCGGGGGCTGCGGATCCGTCTGAGATTCTGCAGGGTAAGGGGGAGGAGCAGGGAAGTTTTCTGGCTCTCCAGAAATGTCATTGATGATGGAACCAATAGCTGCAGCCAGTTCAGTTTCGCTCGCCTGGCGTGCAGGTTTGTCCCTATCCTCAGTGGTGAGATCTTCAGGGGCAGCTGGGCCTGCAGCCTTGTAAGTGCCATTGGCAGAGGTCTCAGTGAGCTTCGCAATGTTCTCCACAGCCTGCTCCAGCTCCATCTGCTTGGCTAACTGAGTGGCCTCCGGGCACTGCTTACAGGCAGCCCCATCCTCCCTCTCCTTGTCAGGATCAACTGGATCATTTTTTAACTTGGCTGAGGAGCTATCCTCCTTTTCGGGGGGGCTCTCAATTTTCTCAGGGGAGACTGCTGCAAGCCCAGCTTCCCTGTCCACAGACTGCCCTGTAGTACCTATGGCCGCCCCAGGACTGGCAGCTGCACCTACACTTTTCAGATGTGCAGATCTGTCCACTGCGGACCTAGCATTCCGGGACCTTCCTCTCTTTGACTTGCAGCAGCTTTTTTCAGGGGTTGCTTTTTTCTCCACCACTTCAACTGGGGGAGTTTCAGGtgcatttttgtctgtttcttttctgtcacGCTTCTGCTCACTCCCTGCTTCCTCCTTATCAGCCTTGGATTTGCTGTTATTTTCCTTCACATTCCTCTGGGGACTCGCCTCAGCAGCAGCTTCAGCACGCTCAGCATCAACTTTAGGTTCACTTTTCCCCCTTTTCCCTTGAGGACCGCCAGCAGCTGCTGATTTTTGAGACCGTGGGGATCTCCAACCCTCAGCTGGCCTTAGTGTTTCTGCAGGTTCTttagcctcattttcctcatcctcATCAGCTCGACGCCGTGTTTTCGGAGGCCTCCCCCTCCGAGGGGTAGTGGGAACTGCTGTGGCCTCCTGCAGCTCTCGCTCCAATCTCTTCCTAGTTACTCTAGGTTGCTCAACAGGCTCTTTGGCTGGGGAACGGTTTTCATGATCACCCATGGTTGCATAAACACTCCTGACATTCCGACGTCTCGTTCGGCTGAGAGGCAGACTTGGCTCAGGGTGCTCAGGTTCCCCCGAGGAGTTTTTAGAAGCAGTCCTTGTAATCTTCTCTGCTTCCATCTTCAATTCTAACAGCTTCTGTGCTTCTCCCCGGGGGGAACTGGACCGCTTTAGCTTTTCCCGGTCTATCCTCTCACTCTTCCGTGTGACGGGCTTCTCCACACTTGCTGTAGCTGCCTGAACTGGTGTCTTGGAGCGCTTACTTTTGTTCGGCTTCTTATCTTTTGCAGCAACTGGAGGGTCTACTTCTGCATCTTCAGAAGCTTGAGGCTGTGCCTCAGAAGCAACTTCAGCTTTCTGATTTGCGTTAGGTTCAACATCCACGGCAGCATCCAGCTTTTCCACTTTTGGCTCTTCAGcttcctcagtcttctgagttggtttggaaagtgGCTGGGGACTGTCAGGTTCTGGATCCCCATTGCTTTCTATCTGGGAAAACGAGGATCCAGGAGTAGGAGGCTTGGTATCCAGATAAGGCTGTGGGTCAACAGGTGAGCTGTCTTCAACAGAGCAAGGTGTCACAGTAGCATCTTTACTGGTGTCCCCTCCTGGGGGCACATCTACTTGTTCAGGTTGTTCCACAGGGACAGGTGCCAGTTCAGATACaagttttgcttcttctggaACACAGGCTGTCTCCACAGTCTTCTCTTCTGTCACCAGAGGTGCTTGTGCTATTTTCTCACTGGCCTTCTCTGTTGCTGATGACACGGATTCTGGAGTGATGGCTGTGACACCAGGAGGCCCGGCTGGGAGTGGTGTTTTTAGTTCTGACTCTTTATTCTCTGTAATAGTCTCTGGGGTTTTGGGATGATTCTCTGCATCTTCCTGCTTCTCAGCCTCTTTgggtttttggtctttttctttttctttctgctgcattcgtgtgagctccatgaatctgCTGTGGAAGAGAACAACTGGTTCCTGCACTGACTCACTTGTGCTGTTTGCTCCGTCAGATGCCTGCCTCCCGTACAACGGCCCAGAAGGGAAGGCTGACTCCTCATCCTTCCTCTCTAGGTGCTGCAGTCGCTTAGAATCTTGCTCAAAGATTGAGCTGTGTAAAAAACGAGAGGCAAACAGTTCTTGCCTCTCTTGATCCTCTTCTTTATGATCATCTTTTTTATCGGCCATTTTCCCTTCTGAATCAGTccggattttcttctttttcatgtaCCATGATGGAATAGGCCTTGGAGCAGAATCaaccttttctttatctttgttgtTTCGAAAATTAGCAAATCGGGAGTCCCAGTCCAGAAAAGACCAATTTTCTTCTCGGGATGAAGAGAGGGATTTAGCTCGTTCAAGCAAAGCTTTAGTGTCTGGTGTGATTGTCTTATCCAgtgcaaaagaataaaacttgTTCCTTTCTAAAGAACTAGAGAGTCTTTCATCTCGTTCACGTAGTTTGTCTTCTCTGTCCCTTAATAAAAAAGACAGTCGAGAACTTTCGTATAACACAGAGGCTCTAGGAGAATGGGATTTGTGTTCACCATCTTCATCAGAATCTGAAGGCACCTCACCAGGTTCCAAATCTCTCACAGACCTCTTTCTCAGGCTGTCTCTTTTAATGATGCTGTTTGGGAAACTCACATCGAATCTGCTGGCCTCTTGTTTCATTTGAGAGTCCCAACGATTAAGTTCATCTTCAGAATGCAAGACAGACAGCTTTATTTTGGCCATGTCTGCCATATGTTCTCTCCTACTAGAATCGTAAGGATTAAATTTTAAGGACTCCTCCCTCACTGTTGCATGAGAGTAGGGGAGACCTTTCTCATCTGCTTTAGGAGACCCTTTTACTGGTGCTAGCCTTGGAGAGCCTAGGGGATCTTCATCTTCCTGGAAGGAACCATGGCGGGCACTGGGAGAACAGCTAGTCCTCTCAGAATCCTCACTGATTTGGCGTGAACTTCTGTAATTCCTCTCCCTTTTGGTACAGATATCAAAGTCGACGTGAtccatccttttctttttgctgggAGGAGAGTCATCTGTGACGTCTTGAGGGGGTTTGCCTACCTCATGAACAAGGCTCCGTCTTTCATATTCATCTACATCTTTTTTGGGACTGCCAAACTTTTCTGACTTGGCTATGTCCATCTCCATCTGCTGTTTCCTGCGGCTCTGCTCCATTTGCTTGCGGTAGCTCTGCGTGTGGTCGATGTCAATGCCTATGCTCTCTTCAGTGTTTATGGCATGTGGTTTCTCTTGGCCTGGTTTGCGTTCAGGTGTTTCCTCACGAAGACTGCAATAGTTTTTCCTGACGTCCTCTCTCTCTGGACCTTGATCATCTAAGTGCTGAAGCTGTCTGAGCTGTGGTTTTGAGGGTATGACTTTTTTTGACTGGGATTCTTGATTTTCCACAGATTCACCTACTGGTTCTCCCAGTCTTGCCTGCAGGTCTGAGCTGGGCCTTGAGCCAGACCCAACAGAAATACTGCCAAGCTCCTGACAGTCTTTGGGGCTGGGAACAATGTTAATTCGGTCCGGCTTGATTTTTTTAGATTCtcttttaagaatttcttttcttacagGCTTTCTTTCAGACTCTCCTTCCCTCAGCACAGTAACATCTCTAG
The sequence above is a segment of the Castor canadensis chromosome 7, mCasCan1.hap1v2, whole genome shotgun sequence genome. Coding sequences within it:
- the Spen gene encoding msx2-interacting protein isoform X2 translates to MFMNVDQFIIVYYLKKEVWGFESYSLSGTTCFQWNNLVWSLRFFFSCGSSKYHLTPLPIKKVDYPCKRGQNWGSYVHNSLPRFNWDYRSCFHSWKRASDNRERAYEHSAYGHHERGTGAFDRTRHYDQDYYRDPRERTLQHGLYYTSRSRSPNRFDAHDPRYEPRAREQFTLPSVVHRDIYRDDITREVRGRRPERNYQHSRSRSPHSSQSRTQSPQRLASQASRPTRSPSGSGSRSRSSSSDSISSSSSTSSDSSDSSSSSSDDSPARSVQSAAVPAPTSQLLSSLEKDEPRKSFGIKVQNLPVRSTDTSLKDGLFHEFKKFGKVTSVQIHGASEERYGLVFFRQQEDQEKALTASKGKLFFGMQIEVTAWIGPETESENEFRPLDERIDEFHPKATRTLFIGNLEKTTTYHDLRNVFQRFGEIVDIDIKKVNGVPQYAFLQYCDIASVCKAIKKMDGEYLGNNRLKLGFGKSMPTNCVWLDGLSSSVSDQYLTRHFCRYGPVVKVVFDRLKGMALVLYNEIEYAQAAVKETKGRKIGGNKIKVDFANRESQLAFYHCMEKSGQDIRDFYEMLTERREERRGSYDYSQDRTYYESVRTPGAYAEDSRRDYAARGREFYSEWEAYQGDYYESRYYDEPREYRDYRSDPYEQDIREYTYRQRERERDRERFESERDRDHERRPIERSQSPVHLRRPQSPGASPSQSDRLPSDSERRLYSRSSERSGSCSSLSPPRYDKLDKSRLERYTKNEKTDKERTFDTERVERERRLIRKEKLEKDKPDKQKRKGKVHSPSSQSSETDQENEREQSPEKTRSSNKLSREKADKEGIAKNRLELMPCVVLTRVKEREGKVIDHTPLEKLKSRLDNDTVKSSALDQKLQAAQTDPGKLDSSKVESARGKVPREKALSTHVEVADKEGRPKPRKHLKPEQASEGLSAVDLEKLEARKRRFADSSLKAERQKLEVKKSSPEMEDARVLLKKQTDLSSRDVTVLREGESERKPVRKEILKRESKKIKPDRINIVPSPKDCQELGSISVGSGSRPSSDLQARLGEPVGESVENQESQSKKVIPSKPQLRQLQHLDDQGPEREDVRKNYCSLREETPERKPGQEKPHAINTEESIGIDIDHTQSYRKQMEQSRRKQQMEMDIAKSEKFGSPKKDVDEYERRSLVHEVGKPPQDVTDDSPPSKKKRMDHVDFDICTKRERNYRSSRQISEDSERTSCSPSARHGSFQEDEDPLGSPRLAPVKGSPKADEKGLPYSHATVREESLKFNPYDSSRREHMADMAKIKLSVLHSEDELNRWDSQMKQEASRFDVSFPNSIIKRDSLRKRSVRDLEPGEVPSDSDEDGEHKSHSPRASVLYESSRLSFLLRDREDKLRERDERLSSSLERNKFYSFALDKTITPDTKALLERAKSLSSSREENWSFLDWDSRFANFRNNKDKEKVDSAPRPIPSWYMKKKKIRTDSEGKMADKKDDHKEEDQERQELFASRFLHSSIFEQDSKRLQHLERKDEESAFPSGPLYGRQASDGANSTSESVQEPVVLFHSRFMELTRMQQKEKEKDQKPKEAEKQEDAENHPKTPETITENKESELKTPLPAGPPGVTAITPESVSSATEKASEKIAQAPLVTEEKTVETACVPEEAKLVSELAPVPVEQPEQVDVPPGGDTSKDATVTPCSVEDSSPVDPQPYLDTKPPTPGSSFSQIESNGDPEPDSPQPLSKPTQKTEEAEEPKVEKLDAAVDVEPNANQKAEVASEAQPQASEDAEVDPPVAAKDKKPNKSKRSKTPVQAATASVEKPVTRKSERIDREKLKRSSSPRGEAQKLLELKMEAEKITRTASKNSSGEPEHPEPSLPLSRTRRRNVRSVYATMGDHENRSPAKEPVEQPRVTRKRLERELQEATAVPTTPRRGRPPKTRRRADEDEENEAKEPAETLRPAEGWRSPRSQKSAAAGGPQGKRGKSEPKVDAERAEAAAEASPQRNVKENNSKSKADKEEAGSEQKRDRKETDKNAPETPPVEVVEKKATPEKSCCKSKRGRSRNARSAVDRSAHLKSVGAAASPGAAIGTTGQSVDREAGLAAVSPEKIESPPEKEDSSSAKLKNDPVDPDKEREDGAACKQCPEATQLAKQMELEQAVENIAKLTETSANGTYKAAGPAAPEDLTTEDRDKPARQASETELAAAIGSIINDISGEPENFPAPPPYPAESQTDPQPPEEGMEPETHEAVSGILEAATESSGSPVSAPDPSAGPAGTKEAKGNSSNTSNSVQETKGSKEVEVTRKDKGRQKTTRSRRKRNTSKKVGPPVETQASETDQAPSKGPAVNEETPVLPPEPPQEEKKSEKPPSAPQACATDPSKTPPAESLSQESNTEEKTPAKAPVLPDLPPLSQPAPVDDEPQARFKVHSVIESDPVTPPSDSSIPPPTIPSVAAAKLPLPVLSGGVPHENSSTKVTEWITRQEEPQAQSTPSPALPPDTKASDVDTSSSTLRKILMDPKYVSATGITSTSVTTAIAEPVSAAPCLHEALPPPAESQKPPLEEKASVPVTSASDTQALEVPVATDKEKVAPVIAPKITSVISRMPVSIDLENSQKITLAKPAPQTLTGLVSALTGLVNVSLVPVNALKGPVKGSVATLKGLVSTPAGPMNVLKGPVNVLTGPVNVLTTPVNATVGTVNAATGAVTVTAGAVTAASGGVTVTTGTTTMTGAVIAPSAKGKQRSSSNENSRFHPGSMSVIDDRPADTGSGAGLRVNTSEGVVLLSYSGQKTEGPQRISAKISQIPPASAMDIEFQQSVSKSQVKPDSVTPSQPVPKGPQAPPGFANVATHSTLVLTAQTYNASPVISSVKADRPSLEKPEPIHLSVSTPVTQGGTVKVLTQGINTPPVLVHNQLVLTPSIVTTNKKLADPVTLKIETKVLQPANLGSTLTPHHPPALPSKLPAEVNHVSSGPSTPADRTVSHLTATKPDAHSPRPSGPTPSPFPRACHPSSTTSPALSTNATVMLAAGIPVPQFISSIHPEQSVIMPPHSITQTVSLGHLSQGEVRMNTPTLPSITYSIRPETLHSPRASLQPQQIEVRAPPRAGTPQPAPASVPALASQHTPEEEVHYHLPVARAAAAPVQSEVLVMQSEYRLHPYTVPRDVRIMVHPHVTAVSEQPRAAEGIVKVPPASKAPQQSAKEAAKASDAKAAPAPAPAPAPHGEARILTVTPSNQLQGLPLTPPVVVTHGVQIVHSSGELFQEYRYGDIRTYHAPAQLTHTQFPVASSIGLPSRTKNPVQGPPDGEALQPTSSTQPAPLVPPAQPAPPVPPCQPSQLSQAGQPPSSKMPQVSQEAKGTQTGGAEQPRLPAVSANRPPEPHTQRAQVETGQTSHPSPVSVSMKPDLPAPLSVQAAPKQPLFVPTTSGPSTPPGLALSHTETQPASKQDSSPHLTSQRPVDMVQLLKKYPIVWQGLLALKNDTAAVQLHFVSGNNVLAHRSLPLSEGGPPLRIAQRMRLEASQLEGVARRMTVETDYCLLLALPCGRDQEDVVSQTESLKAAFITYLQAKQAAGIINVPNPGSNQPAYVLQIFPPCEFSESHLSRLAPDLLASISNISPHLMIVIASV